The Macrobrachium nipponense isolate FS-2020 chromosome 13, ASM1510439v2, whole genome shotgun sequence genome has a window encoding:
- the LOC135225871 gene encoding mucin-2-like — MLSPEVVGSQPTAFSVPSTSSISGAWPTPPTMTALPPALPYYAPGTRDMYSPARPLVLPPQVTASAAGATPMEGIRYPPPTAAAAAAAARHYDLAQHVLSQHTAAMAKLLGTIRPPGMIGGSKPKVATPQVVNKIEQYKRENPTIFAWEIREKLISENVCTNSTAPSVSSINRILRNRAAERAAADFARAAGYGLYTPYATAAAMPWPNPAAAAAAAAVSSPIWGGAGVPHAAIPAAYASSAAAHAALGLHPGAHADKLSLPPTVPPHLDPRTEDVDCSESRGEGSNSECGDDRPPTVSSAPPTPASPTSSSTPTPTTKSKISFSVESRLLSSPPPTSANQGQTNNASPAHPTPTNPAQPSAASPDVGPLVARAVPGWRYPRYHPWLHNLTR; from the exons ATGCTCAGCCCTGAAGTCGTCGGCAGCCAACCCACCGCCTTCTCCGTGCCCTCTACCTCCTCCATCTCAGGGGCTTGGCCCACGCCGCCTACGATGACCGCCCTTCCACCCGCTCTCCCCTATTATGCGCCAG GTACCCGAGACATGTACAGTCCGGCGCGTCCTTTGGTGCTACCGCCGCAGGTGACTGCATCTGCTGCAGGGGCCACGCCCATGGAGGGCATACGCTACCCTCCGCCCACGGCAGCGGCGGCAGCCGCTGCTGCTAGGCACTACGACCTCGCTCAGCATGTGCTGTCGCAACACACGGCTGCTATGGCCAAATTATTAG GTACAATACGACCCCCCGGGATGATAGGGGGTTCGAAGCCCAAGGTGGCGACGCCACAGGTGGTGAACAAGATCGAGCAGTACAAGAGAGAGAACCCGACCATCTTCGCCTGGGAGATCAGGGAGAAACTCATCTCGGAAAACGTCTGCACGAACTCCACCGCCCCTTCCGTCTCCTCCATCAACAGAATCCTCAG GAACCGCGCAGCAGAGCGAGCAGCTGCCGACTTCGCCCGGGCAGCGGGGTACGGACTCTATACCCCGTACGCCACGGCTGCTGCCATGCCCTGGCCCAATCCCGCTGCAGCGGCAGCAGCTGCCGCTGTGTCCTCTCCCATCTGGGGAGGAGCGGGTGTTCCTCACGCCGCCATTCCGGCCGCCTATGCCTCTTCGGCGGCCGCCCACGCGGCCTTAGGCCTACATCCAGGCGCCCATGCGGACAAGCTATCGTTACCGCCCACGGTTCCCCCGCACCTCGACCCGAGAACAG AAGACGTCGACTGCAGCGAATCCCGCGGCGAAGGCTCCAACAGCGAGTGCGGAGACGATCGCCCTCCCACGGTCTCCTCCGCCCCTCCCACGCCCGCGTCTCCTACCTCATCCTCAACGCCCACGCCCACCACCAAGAGTAAGATCAGCTTTAGCGTCGAGTCTCGCCTTTTGTCCTCCCCGCCGCCCACATCCGCCAACCAGGGTCAGACGAACAACGCCAGTCCCGCCCATCCCACGCCGACTAATCCCGCCCAACCCTCGGCGGCCTCCCCCGACGTCGGGCCTTTAGTCGCGCGGGCGGTTCCCGGGTGGCGCTACCCGAGGTATCACCCATGGCTCCACAATCTGACTCGGTAG